A region from the Triticum urartu cultivar G1812 chromosome 1, Tu2.1, whole genome shotgun sequence genome encodes:
- the LOC125534236 gene encoding cyclin-P4-1-like produces the protein MMTMAAEDQAAVPRVVSILSALLERVAKRNDVVAAVERRIRDVEEQEEQEDQGEDGKETTTTTTTKKTAVSAFQGLTKPAISVGGYLERIFRFAGCSPSCYVVAYIYLDRFLRRRPALAVDSFNVHRLLITSVLTAVKFVDDICYNNAYFARVGGISLMEMNYLEVDFLFGIAFDLNVTPAVFASYCAVLQTEMAYLEHPPPSIDAVSPTSLLQHCLPDQEVDTAAAAAAAAKSGCHRHQQQLTV, from the exons atgatgacgatggcggcggAGGACCAGGCGGCGGTGCCGCGGGTGGTCTCGATCCTGTCGGCGCTGCTGGAGCGCGTGGCCAAGCGCAACGACGTCGTCGCGGCGGTGGAGCGGCGCATACGGGACGTGGAGGAGCAGGAGGAGCAGGAGGATCAAGGAGAAGACGGCAAGgagacgacgacgacaacgacgacaaAGAAGACGGCGGTGTCGGCGTTCCAGGGGCTGACGAAGCCGGCCATCTCCGTCGGCGGCTACCTGGAGCGCATCTTCCGGTTCGCCGGCTGCAGCCCCTCCTGCTACGTGGTGGCCTACATCTACCTCGACCGCTtcctgcgccgccgccccgccctcgcCGTCGACTCCTTCAACGTCCACCGCCTCCTCATCACCTCCGTCCTCACCGCCGTCAAGTTCGTCGATGACAT ATGCTACAACAACGCCTACTTCGCGAGGGTGGGGGGGATCAGCCTCATGGAGATGAACTACCTGGAGGTGGACTTCCTCTTCGGCATCGCCTTCGACCTCAACGTCACGCCCGCCGTCTTCGCCTCCTACTGCGCCGTGCTGCAGACCGAGATGGCCTACCTCGAGCACCCGCCGCCGTCCATCGACGCCGTCTCCCCCACCAGCTTGCTGCAGCACTGCTTGCCCGACCAGGAGGTcgacaccgccgccgccgccgccgccgctgccaagTCCGGCTGCCACCGACACCAGCAGCAGCTCACCGTCTGA